Proteins encoded together in one Salarchaeum sp. JOR-1 window:
- a CDS encoding carbon-nitrogen family hydrolase, translating into MRLALAQLEIEAAAVDANTERAVSAIETAAGEGADLVALPEIFNVGYFAFDAYGREAEALDGPTLTRIRDAARENDVAVLAGSVVEDLSATDGGPADDGLANTSVLFDSSGDRLLAYRKHHLFGYESAEARMLVPGEDVPTADLDGVTVGVTTCYDLRFPELYRDLADDGTDVVLVPSAWPYPRVEHWKTLPRARAIENLAYVATINGSGSFDDASLLGRSTVYDPWGTPIATTDDDPDIVTAEVSRDHVAETRAEFPALRDRRR; encoded by the coding sequence ATGAGACTCGCGCTCGCCCAGCTCGAGATCGAAGCGGCGGCCGTGGACGCGAACACGGAACGCGCCGTCAGCGCCATCGAAACGGCCGCAGGCGAGGGCGCTGATCTCGTCGCGCTCCCCGAGATCTTCAACGTCGGGTACTTCGCGTTCGACGCCTATGGGCGGGAGGCCGAAGCGCTCGACGGCCCGACGCTCACCCGGATTCGGGACGCCGCGCGCGAGAACGACGTGGCCGTGCTCGCCGGGAGCGTCGTCGAAGACTTGAGCGCGACGGACGGCGGCCCCGCGGACGACGGCCTCGCGAACACGAGCGTCCTCTTCGACTCGTCGGGCGACCGCCTGCTCGCGTACCGGAAACACCACCTGTTCGGGTACGAATCCGCGGAGGCCCGCATGCTCGTCCCCGGCGAGGACGTGCCGACCGCCGACCTCGACGGCGTTACAGTCGGCGTGACGACGTGTTACGACCTCCGCTTTCCCGAACTCTACCGCGACCTCGCGGACGACGGCACAGACGTCGTGCTCGTCCCGAGCGCGTGGCCGTACCCCCGCGTCGAACACTGGAAGACGCTCCCCCGGGCGCGCGCCATCGAGAATCTCGCGTACGTCGCCACAATCAACGGCAGCGGCAGTTTCGACGACGCCTCGCTTCTCGGGCGCTCCACCGTCTACGACCCCTGGGGCACCCCGATAGCCACCACCGACGACGACCCCGACATCGTCACCGCGGAGGTCTCACGCGATCACGTCGCGGAAACCCGCGCGGAGTTCCCCGCCCTGCGCGACCGTCGCCGGTAA
- a CDS encoding SRPBCC family protein, with the protein MTVRVERTFDLDAPPEDVWAFIADPTRRASAISVVDSFEQDGDVTIWHVRVPVVNRTIPVETRDVEREEGEYVKFVGKSKVLRVTGEHRIESREGGGTRLHNEFVVDGRLPGVERFFKRNLDEELDNLKERLDG; encoded by the coding sequence ATGACCGTACGTGTCGAGCGGACGTTCGACCTCGACGCGCCGCCCGAGGACGTGTGGGCGTTCATCGCGGATCCGACGCGCCGCGCGAGCGCTATCAGCGTCGTCGACTCCTTCGAACAGGACGGCGACGTGACTATCTGGCACGTTCGCGTCCCCGTGGTGAATCGCACGATTCCCGTCGAGACTCGTGACGTGGAGCGCGAGGAGGGCGAGTACGTGAAGTTCGTCGGGAAGTCCAAGGTTCTCCGCGTCACCGGCGAGCACCGCATCGAATCCCGGGAGGGAGGCGGTACGCGTCTCCACAACGAGTTCGTCGTGGACGGCCGGCTCCCCGGCGTCGAGCGGTTCTTCAAGCGGAACCTCGACGAGGAACTGGACAACCTGAAGGAGCGACTGGACGGATGA
- a CDS encoding LEA type 2 family protein, which yields MDVRSLLFGSTIRIALTVVLGVGVVAGGAVVTGVVGVPSVASMDNDFGAVTSETTAVNTELVVHNPNPIGVRLGDTTVSYSVVMNDVTMATGSESGFDIDTGNTSLNLTTYLRNDRIPDWWVTHIRNDETTSLVVNADIHSGLLGRTFNYQTGGQTVSTDIISQFNSSETRAVDSGSVLVDDPLFYVNRTNASWGAVSSAETPIDMEFLVYNPKDVPLGVSKIGYAITMNNVSMGSGELDNGVVVPPHTATEVDATTAIRNQRLDEWWVSHLRNDQVTTLTIDFYAVIEPPVEGAGEMRIPLRGLTYTRTIETTIFQDAGESGASNDASNGTETTPETTTSNDTTEGTSTDGTTAGTADATTTESGTETGGETTTDDGGLLSVSHGSTFMSEEDSVSRMARSTQSPGRVLRA from the coding sequence ATGGACGTTCGGTCGCTGTTGTTCGGAAGCACTATCCGCATCGCACTCACCGTCGTGCTCGGCGTGGGCGTCGTGGCGGGGGGAGCGGTCGTGACGGGAGTCGTCGGCGTGCCGAGCGTCGCCTCGATGGACAACGACTTCGGAGCGGTTACGAGCGAGACGACGGCCGTGAACACCGAACTCGTCGTGCACAACCCGAACCCGATCGGGGTTCGGCTCGGCGACACGACGGTGAGCTACAGCGTCGTGATGAACGACGTGACGATGGCTACCGGCTCCGAGTCCGGGTTCGATATCGACACCGGAAACACGTCTCTCAACCTCACGACGTACCTGCGTAACGACCGGATTCCGGACTGGTGGGTGACCCACATCCGGAACGACGAGACCACGTCGCTCGTCGTGAACGCGGACATCCACTCCGGGCTGCTCGGCCGCACGTTCAACTACCAGACGGGCGGGCAGACCGTCTCGACGGACATCATCAGTCAGTTCAATTCGAGCGAGACGCGCGCCGTCGACTCCGGGAGCGTGCTCGTCGACGACCCCCTGTTCTACGTGAATCGCACGAACGCCTCGTGGGGCGCGGTGTCGTCCGCGGAGACGCCCATCGACATGGAGTTCCTCGTGTACAACCCGAAGGACGTCCCGCTCGGCGTCTCGAAAATCGGGTACGCGATCACGATGAACAACGTCTCGATGGGGAGCGGGGAACTCGACAACGGCGTCGTCGTCCCGCCACACACGGCAACAGAAGTGGACGCGACCACGGCCATCCGGAACCAGCGTCTCGACGAGTGGTGGGTATCCCATCTGCGGAACGACCAGGTGACGACTCTCACCATCGACTTCTACGCGGTCATCGAACCGCCGGTTGAGGGCGCCGGTGAGATGCGTATCCCCCTGCGCGGCCTCACGTACACCCGCACCATCGAGACGACCATCTTCCAGGACGCCGGCGAGAGCGGTGCGTCGAACGACGCGTCGAACGGGACGGAGACGACACCGGAAACGACCACGTCGAACGACACTACCGAAGGAACGAGCACGGACGGTACGACAGCCGGAACGGCGGACGCGACCACGACGGAGTCCGGCACGGAGACGGGCGGCGAGACGACGACTGACGACGGCGGGCTTCTCTCCGTCAGTCACGGGAGTACGTTTATGAGCGAGGAGGACTCTGTGTCACGTATGGCACGGAGTACTCAGTCTCCTGGTCGCGTTCTCCGCGCGTGA
- a CDS encoding phosphate uptake regulator PhoU, which produces MDTRKVQRLGPSTLAMTLPAEWARAQNVEKGEEITVRESGKGTLTITPESAREEDTEATIHVESFAADAPDSVDAVERAIVGQYVLGRRIIHVESDGALDSAHINAVYKAETQLMGLGVIEETPERITIRCSVDPEDFDLDNLLQRLENTGSTMRGEAVKALAHGNPDIAQRALNRERQANKIFVLCLRLIFTAYQNPNLARAVGLDGGFPLIGYRSVVKNLELTADNAEDIGEIVLETEGHTLDIDSKILRRIREFTDQVDEITKLSVEAVVTRDYDATVEVRKLFKDIEDREEEILADLPEMENEKLLRVREVLVSLQQTAQYAMRNAEIAANLALNEQSDHTTIN; this is translated from the coding sequence ATGGACACCCGAAAGGTTCAACGCCTCGGCCCCTCCACGCTCGCGATGACGCTGCCCGCGGAGTGGGCGCGCGCGCAGAACGTGGAAAAGGGCGAGGAGATAACGGTTCGCGAGAGCGGGAAGGGGACGCTCACCATCACGCCCGAGTCCGCCCGCGAGGAGGACACCGAAGCCACGATTCACGTCGAGTCGTTCGCCGCCGACGCCCCCGATAGCGTCGACGCCGTCGAGCGCGCCATCGTCGGCCAGTACGTGCTCGGCCGCCGCATCATCCACGTCGAGAGCGACGGCGCGCTCGACTCCGCGCACATCAACGCCGTCTACAAGGCCGAAACCCAGCTCATGGGTCTCGGCGTCATCGAGGAGACGCCCGAACGCATCACCATCCGCTGTTCGGTCGACCCCGAGGACTTCGACCTCGACAACCTCCTGCAGCGCCTCGAAAACACCGGCAGTACGATGCGCGGCGAGGCCGTGAAGGCGCTCGCGCACGGCAACCCCGATATCGCGCAGCGCGCGCTCAACCGCGAACGACAGGCGAACAAGATCTTCGTCCTCTGCCTCCGCCTCATCTTCACCGCCTACCAGAACCCGAACCTCGCGCGCGCCGTCGGGCTGGACGGCGGGTTCCCCCTCATCGGCTACCGGAGCGTCGTGAAGAACCTCGAACTCACCGCCGACAACGCCGAGGACATCGGCGAAATCGTTCTCGAAACCGAGGGCCACACGCTCGACATCGACTCGAAGATACTCCGCCGCATCCGCGAGTTCACCGACCAGGTCGACGAAATCACGAAGCTCTCCGTCGAAGCCGTCGTGACCCGCGACTACGACGCCACGGTCGAGGTTCGGAAGCTGTTCAAGGACATCGAAGACCGCGAGGAGGAAATCCTCGCCGACCTCCCCGAGATGGAGAACGAGAAACTCCTCCGCGTCCGCGAAGTCCTCGTCAGCCTCCAGCAGACTGCACAGTACGCGATGCGGAACGCCGAAATCGCCGCGAACCTCGCGCTCAACGAGCAGTCCGACCACACCACCATCAACTGA
- a CDS encoding ATP-NAD kinase family protein yields the protein MRTIGVVVNPIAGMGGRVGLKGTDGVVEEARRRGAEPRAPDRARKALRALRDADPDVRVLAYGGRMGADEAYEAGFDPEVVGQPAGDETTAADTRAAVEAFVDADADLVLFVGGDGTAVDVAETLNDLDADTPMLGVPAGVKVYSAVFAVRPEAAGRIAASFERTEGREVNDIDEDAYREGEVRAELKAVVEVPVAEPLQSSKQLAGGTVEALAEGVAEEVEEGVTYVLGPGSTVGAVKDALGFSGSPLGVDVWRDGEVLVRDATADEILAELGEENVVVVSPIGGQGFVFGRGNHQISPDVIRRSEVEVVASRRKLDDIGALRVDTGDEDVDESLRGWLQVRTGRFERRLVKVV from the coding sequence ATGCGCACTATCGGAGTCGTCGTGAACCCCATCGCGGGCATGGGGGGACGCGTCGGCCTGAAGGGAACCGACGGCGTCGTCGAGGAGGCCCGCCGCAGGGGCGCGGAGCCGCGAGCGCCCGACCGCGCGCGGAAGGCGCTGCGCGCGCTCCGCGACGCCGACCCGGACGTTCGCGTCCTCGCGTACGGCGGTCGAATGGGCGCGGACGAGGCGTACGAGGCCGGGTTCGATCCCGAGGTCGTCGGGCAGCCAGCGGGCGACGAGACGACCGCCGCCGACACCCGCGCCGCCGTCGAGGCGTTCGTGGACGCGGACGCCGACCTCGTGTTGTTCGTCGGCGGGGACGGAACCGCCGTGGACGTCGCGGAAACGCTGAACGACCTCGACGCGGACACGCCGATGCTCGGGGTGCCGGCGGGCGTGAAGGTGTACTCGGCGGTGTTCGCGGTGCGTCCGGAGGCCGCGGGTCGAATCGCGGCGTCCTTCGAGCGCACCGAAGGGAGAGAGGTGAACGACATCGACGAGGACGCCTACCGGGAGGGCGAGGTGCGTGCGGAACTGAAGGCCGTCGTCGAGGTTCCGGTCGCGGAGCCGCTCCAGTCGAGCAAGCAGCTCGCTGGCGGCACAGTGGAGGCGCTCGCGGAGGGCGTCGCGGAGGAGGTGGAGGAGGGTGTGACGTACGTGCTCGGCCCCGGGAGCACCGTCGGCGCGGTGAAGGACGCGCTCGGGTTTTCGGGGTCGCCGCTCGGCGTCGACGTGTGGCGGGACGGCGAGGTGCTCGTCCGGGACGCCACGGCGGACGAGATTCTGGCGGAGCTCGGCGAGGAGAACGTCGTCGTCGTGTCTCCCATCGGCGGGCAGGGGTTCGTGTTCGGCCGGGGGAACCACCAGATAAGCCCCGACGTCATCCGACGGAGCGAGGTCGAGGTCGTCGCGTCCCGGCGGAAACTCGACGACATCGGCGCGCTCCGCGTCGATACGGGCGACGAGGACGTGGACGAGTCACTCCGCGGTTGGCTGCAGGTGCGGACGGGTCGCTTCGAGCGCCGACTCGTCAAGGTCGTTTAA
- a CDS encoding molybdopterin-binding protein encodes MKVGIVTVGDELLSGETENTNASWLGRRLAERGVTVDRTVVAPDEVGEIATETRRLAERYDAVIVTGGLGPTHDDVTMDGVAAAFDRQVVEHSEAVAWFEERDGYHNDDLAEGTTFLPEGARLLPNEAGVAPGAVVENVYVLPGVPAEMKAMFEAVESEFEGERTHVEVVHSEKPESALVDTLTEVQEQFDVTVGSYPGDGVRIRVGSHDPATASAAAAWLRERV; translated from the coding sequence ATGAAGGTCGGTATCGTCACTGTCGGCGACGAACTGCTCTCCGGCGAGACGGAGAACACGAACGCGTCCTGGCTCGGCCGCAGGCTCGCGGAGCGCGGTGTCACCGTCGACCGCACGGTCGTCGCGCCGGACGAGGTGGGCGAAATAGCGACGGAGACGCGGCGGCTCGCCGAGCGCTACGACGCCGTCATCGTCACCGGCGGGTTGGGGCCGACGCACGACGACGTGACGATGGACGGCGTCGCGGCGGCGTTCGACCGGCAGGTGGTCGAACATTCCGAGGCGGTCGCGTGGTTCGAGGAGCGCGACGGCTACCACAACGACGATCTGGCGGAGGGGACGACGTTCCTCCCGGAGGGCGCTCGCCTCCTCCCGAACGAAGCGGGGGTCGCGCCGGGGGCGGTCGTGGAGAACGTCTACGTCCTCCCCGGCGTGCCGGCCGAGATGAAGGCGATGTTCGAGGCGGTGGAGTCCGAGTTCGAGGGCGAGCGCACGCACGTCGAAGTCGTCCACTCCGAGAAGCCGGAGTCGGCGCTCGTGGACACGCTGACGGAGGTACAGGAACAGTTCGACGTGACTGTCGGGAGCTATCCCGGCGACGGCGTCCGCATTCGCGTCGGAAGCCACGACCCGGCGACGGCGTCCGCGGCGGCCGCGTGGCTCCGCGAGCGCGTCTAG
- a CDS encoding DUF5803 family protein has product MRRRLVAVLAVALLAVTAGCAGMGFSGADTEEVSYDWNTSATVSVDVATGSYQAVYRVNNTTELSFSMPTELTGDQPISLSAVKFQYPNGTVVNESVVDVSETRSATVVSLPNDTGQVAFTAPAGQRTVTVSTPVDGSYEVVLPGGMDVVIPVLGHVDPGGYERSVEDGRVHLSWESYDGGHIEVNYYYQQDVYIFAGVIVLAALIGVAGAFYLRNQVRRLRQYREDAGLDVE; this is encoded by the coding sequence ATGAGGCGTCGGCTGGTCGCGGTTCTCGCGGTCGCGCTCCTCGCCGTCACCGCCGGCTGTGCGGGTATGGGGTTTTCGGGCGCGGACACCGAGGAGGTCTCCTACGACTGGAACACGTCCGCGACCGTCTCCGTCGACGTAGCCACGGGTTCCTACCAGGCGGTCTACCGCGTGAACAACACCACGGAACTCTCGTTCTCGATGCCGACGGAGCTCACGGGCGACCAGCCGATCTCCCTGTCGGCCGTGAAGTTCCAGTATCCGAACGGCACGGTAGTGAACGAGTCCGTGGTCGACGTGTCGGAGACGCGCTCCGCAACCGTCGTGTCCCTCCCGAACGACACCGGACAGGTGGCGTTCACCGCGCCCGCGGGACAGCGCACCGTCACCGTCTCCACGCCCGTCGACGGCTCCTACGAGGTCGTGCTTCCCGGCGGGATGGACGTGGTGATTCCCGTGCTCGGCCACGTCGACCCCGGCGGCTACGAGCGCTCCGTCGAGGACGGACGCGTCCACCTCAGCTGGGAGTCGTACGACGGCGGTCACATCGAAGTGAACTACTACTACCAGCAGGACGTCTATATCTTCGCGGGCGTCATCGTGCTCGCCGCGCTGATTGGCGTGGCGGGTGCGTTCTACCTTCGAAACCAGGTTCGGCGGCTCCGCCAGTACCGGGAGGACGCCGGCCTCGACGTCGAATAG
- a CDS encoding DUF2110 family protein — translation MVVLATKVYVGGDARERALDGLRSLIRNTVGDLDVEFDIGVRHDGFPSVTLSGPDEEVARNALREEWGVITPQFQAGETYTGTLESWDEDGFVLDAGEEVRIPADELGLGPGTPEQVRKRFGLVQHVPLRFVYGEPCSLAEAERDRLFEWTRGTGRVNVNSATRGETRATVNRAGHAHDIVTVERLGLLEQSIICREDTDAPGLLSSIGEYLPAELLAVVP, via the coding sequence ATGGTCGTCCTCGCAACCAAAGTGTACGTCGGCGGCGACGCCCGCGAACGCGCGCTCGACGGCCTGCGCTCCCTCATCCGGAACACGGTCGGCGACCTCGACGTGGAGTTCGACATCGGCGTTCGCCACGACGGCTTCCCGTCAGTGACGCTCTCCGGGCCGGACGAGGAGGTCGCGCGGAACGCCCTGCGCGAGGAGTGGGGCGTCATCACGCCCCAGTTCCAGGCGGGCGAGACCTACACGGGCACGCTCGAATCCTGGGACGAAGACGGGTTCGTGCTCGACGCGGGCGAGGAGGTGCGGATTCCCGCGGACGAACTCGGCCTCGGCCCCGGGACGCCCGAGCAGGTCCGGAAGCGCTTCGGGCTCGTCCAGCACGTCCCCCTCCGGTTCGTGTACGGCGAGCCGTGTTCGCTCGCAGAGGCGGAGCGCGACCGCCTGTTCGAGTGGACGCGCGGCACCGGCCGCGTGAACGTGAACAGCGCGACCCGCGGGGAGACGCGGGCGACCGTGAACCGCGCGGGCCACGCGCACGACATCGTCACTGTCGAACGTCTCGGCCTGCTCGAACAGAGCATCATCTGCCGGGAGGACACGGACGCGCCCGGCCTGCTCTCCAGCATCGGCGAGTACCTGCCCGCCGAACTCCTCGCTGTCGTTCCATGA
- a CDS encoding transcription factor codes for MAFEDLLDDPVVQKYLHELVGPTGMPVAAAPPDGEVTDEELAERLGLELNDVRRALFILYENDLATYRRVRDEDSGWLTYLWTFEYDNIPENLAEEMDRLLEALRERREYELENEFYLCEVDSIRFEFGEAMDFGFECPECGSPLESMENTDMLSSIDDRISALESELNAA; via the coding sequence ATGGCTTTTGAGGACTTACTCGACGACCCGGTGGTGCAGAAGTACCTCCACGAACTCGTCGGGCCGACGGGGATGCCGGTGGCGGCCGCGCCGCCGGACGGCGAGGTGACGGACGAGGAGCTCGCGGAGCGCCTCGGACTGGAACTGAACGACGTGCGTCGGGCGCTCTTCATCCTCTACGAGAACGACCTGGCGACCTACCGCCGGGTCCGCGACGAGGACTCGGGCTGGCTCACCTACCTCTGGACGTTCGAGTACGACAACATCCCGGAGAACCTCGCGGAGGAGATGGATCGGCTCCTGGAGGCGCTGCGGGAGCGCCGCGAGTACGAACTGGAGAACGAGTTCTACCTCTGCGAGGTGGACTCCATTCGGTTCGAGTTCGGTGAGGCGATGGACTTCGGGTTCGAGTGCCCCGAGTGCGGGTCGCCCCTGGAGTCGATGGAGAACACGGACATGCTGTCGTCCATCGACGACCGAATCAGCGCGCTCGAATCGGAGTTGAACGCGGCATAA
- a CDS encoding tRNA (cytidine(56)-2'-O)-methyltransferase: MQGERNVVVCRYGHRPGRDDRMTTHVGLTARALGADRVVFPANAGQSAETVRDITGRFGGPFSVELTDEQDALIRNWNGDIVHLTMYGERVQDVEDEIREAHGADDLLVVVGGEKVPFTVYEHADWNVGVTNQPHSEVAGLAVFLDRLFDGRELDREWEGAQRRVIPEGTGKTVESLESEGFEDARE; encoded by the coding sequence ATGCAGGGAGAACGTAACGTCGTCGTGTGCCGGTACGGGCACCGTCCCGGACGCGACGACCGCATGACGACGCACGTGGGTTTGACGGCGCGCGCGCTCGGCGCGGATCGCGTCGTGTTCCCCGCGAACGCCGGCCAATCCGCCGAAACCGTCCGCGACATCACGGGCCGATTCGGCGGCCCGTTCAGCGTCGAACTCACCGACGAACAGGACGCACTCATCCGGAACTGGAACGGGGACATCGTCCACCTCACCATGTACGGCGAACGCGTACAGGACGTCGAGGACGAGATCCGGGAGGCGCACGGGGCGGACGACCTCCTGGTCGTCGTCGGCGGGGAGAAAGTCCCGTTCACGGTCTACGAGCACGCGGACTGGAACGTGGGCGTGACGAACCAACCCCACTCAGAAGTCGCGGGTCTCGCCGTCTTTCTCGACCGCCTCTTCGACGGCCGCGAACTCGACCGCGAGTGGGAGGGCGCGCAGCGCCGCGTGATCCCCGAGGGAACCGGGAAGACTGTCGAGTCCCTAGAGTCGGAAGGGTTCGAGGACGCGCGCGAGTAA
- a CDS encoding SDR family NAD(P)-dependent oxidoreductase: protein MSDYRPEIGAGVENVCLDGTTVLVTGATDGVGRETALALARLGANVLLHGRDRAKGERVLDAVREHATGELYLADYTSQRAVREFACAVRERHDALDVVLHNAGTHFNDGRLTEDGVEATFAVNHLAPFLLTHELMDVLAEDGRVVTVASDAHRGGTIDFERFRSVEGYDGLAAYRLSKLANILFTRELAARLDGPTANALHPGFVPGSGLWRNASLPVRLGVGAATRLPDALTGGVISTPAEAATTSVYLAASPDVAETTGQYFAECERVTPDDAALDADTQRRLWTASAALTGSNPTVP, encoded by the coding sequence ATGAGCGACTACCGCCCCGAAATCGGTGCAGGCGTCGAGAACGTCTGTCTCGACGGAACGACTGTTCTCGTCACTGGCGCGACCGACGGCGTCGGCCGGGAGACGGCGCTCGCGCTCGCCCGCCTCGGCGCGAACGTTCTCCTCCACGGACGTGACCGAGCGAAGGGAGAACGCGTTCTGGACGCCGTACGCGAGCACGCGACGGGAGAGCTCTATCTCGCTGACTACACCAGTCAGCGCGCCGTCCGAGAGTTCGCGTGCGCCGTCCGGGAGCGCCACGACGCGCTCGACGTGGTGCTCCACAACGCGGGCACGCACTTCAACGACGGCCGGCTCACGGAGGACGGCGTGGAGGCGACGTTCGCTGTGAACCACCTCGCGCCGTTCCTTCTCACGCACGAACTCATGGACGTGCTCGCCGAGGACGGCCGCGTCGTCACAGTCGCGAGCGACGCTCACCGCGGCGGGACGATCGACTTCGAGCGGTTTCGTTCCGTCGAAGGATACGACGGCCTCGCCGCTTACCGGCTGTCGAAGCTCGCGAACATCCTGTTCACACGTGAGCTCGCGGCGCGCCTGGACGGCCCAACCGCGAACGCGCTCCACCCCGGGTTCGTTCCCGGGAGCGGGCTGTGGCGGAACGCGAGCCTCCCCGTCCGCCTCGGCGTCGGAGCGGCGACCCGCCTCCCGGACGCCCTGACCGGCGGCGTGATCTCGACGCCCGCGGAGGCCGCAACTACGTCGGTCTACCTCGCGGCGTCCCCCGACGTCGCGGAGACGACTGGTCAGTACTTCGCGGAGTGCGAACGAGTGACGCCGGACGACGCCGCGCTCGACGCGGACACGCAGCGGCGGCTGTGGACGGCGAGCGCCGCGCTCACTGGTTCGAACCCGACCGTCCCGTAG
- a CDS encoding NAD-dependent epimerase/dehydratase family protein yields the protein MELTGQRVVVTGAAGLVGSHLAAHLAGENDVLAVDNLSKGTRDRVPDGVEFEKADLRDEHDVAEVITADVDIVFHFAAYTDTNYSNPRKLFEENGEMTYNVLERMNEVGVDKLAFTSSSTVYGEAPMPTPEDYAPLEPISIYGASKLADEGLVSTYAHSHGIQSWMYRFANIVGPRQRGNVIPDFIEKLLDDPETLTILGNGRQEKSYMHVEECVDAMCHVVEHADGDLNTYNLGTRTTTSVNTIADIVADVLDVTPEYEYTGGDRGWTGDVPKMRLSIEKLSALGWEPAQSSDDAVRRAARQLADELRE from the coding sequence ATGGAACTCACGGGACAGCGAGTCGTCGTCACGGGTGCCGCCGGATTGGTGGGCTCGCACCTTGCCGCCCACCTCGCGGGCGAGAACGACGTGCTCGCCGTGGACAACCTCTCGAAGGGAACGCGCGACCGCGTCCCAGACGGCGTCGAGTTCGAGAAGGCCGACCTCCGCGACGAGCACGACGTGGCCGAGGTTATCACCGCGGACGTCGACATCGTGTTCCACTTCGCTGCGTACACGGACACGAACTACTCGAACCCCCGAAAGTTGTTCGAGGAGAACGGCGAGATGACGTACAACGTCCTCGAACGCATGAACGAGGTCGGAGTGGACAAGCTCGCGTTCACGTCGTCGTCGACGGTGTACGGAGAAGCGCCGATGCCGACGCCGGAGGACTACGCGCCCCTCGAACCCATCAGCATCTACGGCGCGTCGAAGCTCGCGGACGAGGGACTGGTGTCGACGTACGCGCACAGCCACGGCATCCAGTCATGGATGTACCGCTTCGCGAACATCGTCGGCCCCCGGCAGCGCGGGAACGTCATCCCGGACTTCATCGAGAAGCTGCTCGACGACCCGGAGACGCTTACAATCCTCGGGAACGGCCGACAGGAGAAGTCGTACATGCACGTCGAGGAGTGCGTGGACGCGATGTGTCACGTCGTCGAACACGCGGACGGCGACCTGAACACGTACAACCTCGGGACGCGAACGACGACGAGCGTGAACACAATCGCGGACATTGTCGCGGACGTGCTCGACGTAACCCCGGAGTACGAGTACACGGGCGGCGACCGCGGGTGGACGGGTGACGTGCCGAAGATGCGGCTGTCAATCGAGAAGCTGTCCGCGCTCGGCTGGGAGCCCGCTCAGTCGAGCGACGACGCGGTGCGTCGGGCGGCCCGACAGCTCGCGGACGAACTCCGCGAGTAG
- a CDS encoding recombinase RecA — translation MFDVGSALPADRVPEGTNLLVGGPAMSRKREIARSLVADGISRGEGAVVVTTRDSADRLLDRSPSIRTATMEGRAGVIDCVTRERGGDYRERENVRYVSSPGDLTDIGIRAAGFFKRFSDEGRPVRFALASLSTMLMYADTRRVFRFMNVLTGRVQQHGWFGATVLETDDRTAFDTFAPLFDGMVQTRHNENEGRIEVRVLGLDGAPTNWQPF, via the coding sequence ATGTTCGATGTCGGCTCGGCGCTTCCTGCCGACCGGGTGCCCGAGGGGACGAACCTCCTCGTGGGCGGTCCGGCGATGAGTCGGAAGCGCGAAATCGCCCGGTCGCTCGTTGCGGACGGGATATCTCGCGGCGAAGGCGCGGTCGTAGTGACGACGCGGGACAGCGCTGACCGCTTGCTCGACCGGTCTCCCTCGATTCGCACGGCGACGATGGAGGGCCGCGCGGGCGTCATCGACTGCGTGACGCGCGAGCGCGGCGGCGATTACCGAGAGCGGGAGAACGTCCGATACGTCTCGTCACCGGGCGACCTCACCGACATCGGAATCCGCGCAGCCGGGTTCTTCAAGCGGTTCAGCGACGAGGGCCGTCCGGTTCGGTTCGCGCTCGCGTCGCTCTCGACGATGTTGATGTACGCGGACACTCGGCGGGTGTTCCGGTTCATGAACGTGCTCACGGGCCGCGTTCAGCAGCACGGCTGGTTTGGCGCGACGGTGCTGGAGACGGACGACCGGACGGCGTTCGATACGTTCGCGCCGCTGTTCGACGGGATGGTGCAGACGCGGCACAACGAGAACGAGGGCCGCATCGAGGTCCGCGTCCTCGGACTTGACGGCGCGCCGACGAACTGGCAGCCGTTCTAG